ctgttgggtgaggctccagaagaaaaagtttgagaagcactggtctacactATTCTTGCAGACAAAAATTACGGAAAGCCAGTGTAACCAAAAGCCTTAGTATAAGAGCAAAAGTATAGAAAagtaaaaaatacagtatattatttaCACGAAGGCACTCTGCTTAATGTAAAACTTCCAGTGGGAAAAACCCAGATGTCATTGTATGCGTTGagagttttctgcttttcataCGATCACACTGTGGTAACTTTAGTTTTACGTATATTTTCAGATTAACCCTGGAACTCCAAGTTGTCATGATGAACATGCAGTCAAAAAATGAGCACGAGACATCCAGCCCTGCCGCATCTGTAGATGAATGACTTGTGGCTTGCACTTGGAATGCAATGGCGGCTTTTTCTAGTATTTTTACAGATGACTCCCAGTAACCTGTTTACCTCGTGTGGACGCCTCATTAATTTGTTTTGTGCGTGTTCTCCTAACTGGTAAATGTGCAAATGATGCTCAGTTAGTAAGCCTGTGTAAAACCATTGCAGGATTAGATGTCCTGGACAATACCACTACTTAACAACCTCTGTGACAAGGTGCTGGTATTTATGTGCCCCTGACCTGCCCATATTCATCATTCTGAGTGCAAGCTTCCCAGGAGTCCAATTTTACTTAATCATGTGGTTCTTTTGTCATGTGGACATGTTCCCATTAGGGATTAGAATGAATCCACCAACTCAATTTCAATTGGGAAACCAAGCCTCATTGAGGCAGGGCGTATACGAGTGTCAGAATGATGGTCTTAGGTTCCTGTAATTGTGACGGTACATTATAATGGATGCTTAAAAAAAAGCCGATTTTCAGTGTATTATTAGGTACGTTAATTGGTACAGAAACCATTGATATCATCCTGCTATGCCTTGTATGGTACTGCCCCCATTAAAATTAGAAACTCCCTTCTGAATGATGATGTAATTCAAACATTTCTCTGTTACATTCCTTACATTGTATTAAATATTGCAAATTCAAGTATTTTAACTGCATGTGCCAGAGTATAATGTTCTCGAGAGGATATTTCATAGAGAACGAGGATGCTTCTATATTACATGGGCATCATGACCAGTTAATGTAAAGACAagggatataatatatatatagtcaatATTCCTATAATTGTATTGATGGGGATGATcggtcttttttgtttttatttttatgattttCTAAAAGCTGTACACTGCACTTATTGCTGTTTATCCTCTCATAATGAGTGCAAACCAGAAAATGAAGTGTAAACTGAATCTAACAATGTACAGTTCCCTCTGGTGGGGTGAAGGTCTTGGAATTGCTGCACTTTGCCCCAGGCCTGACTATCTTGTTCTATTATCCATTTGTCTAAATAATTACCAATCTATTGTTAGATTAAACAAACCACTATGATTATCACACTATGACCTTATCACTACTGAATTTATTGGGTGTTTTCACTGAGCCAAAGCCTTGGCTATTTCCCATTGTGTGCTTTTGCTACTTAAGGGACTGTATGTTGCAAAATGCCTTTGGTTTTGGTCTTTTTTGTATTATGATAATGTGGCAGATGTAGCTGGACTCTTAACTGTCTTTGGAGTTACATTAATTTGTACATCATGATACTTTAGTCATGTTTGAGACCACTTAAATGCGTTTCTCCAACTCACTTGTTATTTTCTATCTTGCATATAGGGGACAACTTTGCAAGTTGTGAATACCCTTGTAACATATACTATATAAAATAAAGCTATTTGCTAATCTTGCTCCACACTCTGGAATTTTATTATAATCCTTTGAAGCATGGTATTCTTCCTTTGCTGAGGCAGCATTACGCAGGGGCTGGCATTCTGTTTCTGGGGCCGCAGCATACAATCATTCCCAGGCACTTATGCCTGAAAAGCAGCCACACACCACCAGTAAGGAGTCTGATGTTGTGGGCCCCAGCCACCCACCCATGATAGACATGTGCTTCCCTATGCACAGGGCTCCAagaatctatgggggagatttgtctaACATAGTGTAAAGTACCTAATTTCTCCCATGAGATTTTGCAGCCCTTATTCTTATTAGATGGTTAGAAAATTGATATTAAAATGTGGTGCTTGTTTTGCCCCTGCTACTGAGCCCTATCCACTTTGTTTTGCTGAAAGTTTTTTGAGTAACATAAAAGTGGAAAAAGTCTCACATTTTATGCTAAGTGAATCTGCACAAGGGTTAGCGACTTCTTTTTGTTGTGACACTGGTATAATTAAATACAACCAAAGAAACAGGGAATGTGTTATATATATTAGATGCACAAACAAAAAATGAGGatcaaaaatgaaaatgaaaaataagttCATCCAAAAGTGCCAAGTGCTATAGCCTCAAATGGTTATCATGTAAATACATAAAAGGATAAAGACACTTAGACGTATAATTAAACACAAAGATAGCAACAAATAATTTCATCCAAAAGTGCCAAGTGCCATAGCCTATTATCACAGTTGTCcactcctgatgaagttatgggaacataacggaacgcgtggggtttagGTGATATTGTACCAGGAGGGTTGCATGTTGCTTCATGTGATATTAGGCTATGGCACTTGGCACTTTTGGATGAACTTAGTTATAAGAACCATTAGAGGCTATCTATTCCCTCCCCCTGGTATTGTGGTGTTACCCCAATGATTGTGGGGGCCACCAGTCTGCATACTTGATCTTTTGTGGTTAATTTTAAATGGTTTTAACTTTGTTCGTGGTGTtttaataataaagatttttaatttttgaTCCATTTGCACCACTTTATGTGATATGTAGCTGTGCCCACCATAGCCCATCTTTATTGTACAAACTGGTATATTTAAAGTGTATTTTTGTTAGATGAATTCCTTATTGCAGTCCATGGGTGACTGCTTATCACAATTTACTAACACTATCTAGAACCGTTATATTCTACCATGTAACGTTAATATGACATTAATACCGATCATGATGAAATTACTACAACACTTAGAAGAAGTGATGTTATTCCCATTCCCAACCTAATACTGACCTCAGAAGGCCTCAATGTTCATTATATAGATCTCCTGAATGTGGAAGTAGCTTACAGGTTATTACTGTGTACCTTAGAGAAAACATATGCTTCTGTTTAAATGAGACTTCAATTAATCAAAAAGCCTGATTAAAAGGAGGTCGTAACCTCTCTTATCCAAATTGACAAATACTTCATGCCTGATATATGTCCGTGCATTAGACCTACAATCTGTAAAGaccaaagggtttttttttaatcagaaggTATTCCCAATGGAGTAATAGAAAATGATAAATCAGCAGTTTTTAATGCATAAATGTTGTCAGTGTGTTTAAATGTATGCATATTTTTATAGCATTTGATGTTTTATATTCATTATCTGTGGTTATGCAGCTGTATTTTGTATAATTAAAGTGTCCAATGCTGAACTATATCTGTGCTCTTATATCTATGTTTGTATACACTTATTTTGCTGTTGGGGAATATACATTTGTAATGGGTGTACAATGAAGCACAGTACATTTTTCTACCAAAGACTTCTGttggtgcggtattgcagctttgTAGACAAAGAACAATGATATCAGCTCACcataaaaagttcactctgtataaTGGAGGCTCTCCAGGATGGAAGCACGTGAGATCTTTACTGCGGGCCGTTCCCCGTTAGTCCATAGCATAGAAAGAGAGGTGGCGATCTCCAGCTTCGTAAAACGTAACTTCTTTATTTAATTAGGCATCAACATAAAAAACGAACATTTAAAAACACGctgacgcgttgcgaggtagaccctcttaatcatggccatgattaagagggtctacctcgcaacgcgtcggcgtgtttttaaatgtttgattTTTATGTTGATGCCTAATTAAATAAAGAAGTTACGTTTTATGAAGCTGGAGATCGCCACCTCTCTTTCTATATTACAGCTTTGTACAGCTTAAAAGTTGCATATCGAAGGACAAAAGTGCTGCTATATAGGAGACATACCTTTATAAATTCTTGCTACCTATCTAAGCAAACCATTGAATCACTGTAGATGGATTTCACTGGGTCATACCATAATTACTAAATATAAGTCTATTGCGGTAAAAGGCAATAATGTGAACTCTTTACTTTACGGAGGAGCATAACTTCTTGATATTGGTGTTAATTTAGTGAATTAGGTCTTATATAGATACCTCAAGGGAAGGGCACTCTGGAGTGAAGAGGCATACACCTTTTCAGGAAACAGTTGTGTCTGTGCGGTCTTCTCCGTTGACCATGGTTTGCTGAAATAAGAAGCACATggttaaaaatatgaaaaaaccttaatgatttaaaggggaattatcagcaggttagacggatcagtgctatgggggcgtggcagtgcttctaacagtgCCACAGTGCTCCTAGTGGTCTTACAGAATCATGGAGCActggaacagcacagaggatgcttgcactatagggggctatcagcaggttagactaatagttcccctttaagtatagaataacaaatgtgtttttttaacactttctgtgattttttagattttttttcagtacttttttttatacataattaATTGATCCAAAGTCTTTAAAAGAAATGGAGTGATAAATGAATATAACTCATTTTTCAGCCTTATCATATAATTATTTGTAGTAATAAATTCAACTGTCTGCAATACAAACATGGAACACAAATAATAGATGGCGTGTACTTCTTATTCTTACTCTTACAGTGTACTTCCCATCTTACTTTTACAGTGTCACATGGCCACTGACTGCATCAATTTCTCAAATATAGGCCGATAGACTGAAATGTAAGGCTGTTGACTCTTTTACTTTTACTGGCTAGCAAACAAGGGTTAAATAATCCAGAGGGACCCCTTTAGATAGTTTCCCCATTTGCATTCTCTTGTTTAAAGCATTGTGAAGAGATTGCATTTGAACAATGGAATTTTCCTTGGACAATTACCAGAATTCTGCCCATTGCATAGAGGACATAGTAAGCAATAGGGGCAAAATGGTCCCATCTGTGTGTGGTAATTGTAACTGAAATCAAATGTTTACCTATACCCTAGCACAGTGTTACAAATTAAATAGCTCAAGCATGGTAAACTAATTTGAATAATTATAATTGGCCAAGGCTGGACTTAGATTAGTGTAAACAGGTGCACAGTTGCCTGCCACCAGAGCTCCTCGCATACATGGCGGCATTTATATTCAAATAAAACTAGGACTGTGCTGTTAGTCCTTTAAATCCAAGCCCATAATTTGCATACGATACAGAGGGTTATGACCAGCTTACAACTCAATACATGCAAATTGTAGTAAGCTCTAaggtaattccattttttttttattcattatgcCATTGTGGTATAGATAAGTAGGACCACTGAAGACTTCTGTTAAAGTACAAGAATCCATCTGACCTTTAAATATACCTtatagaggatgtaccaccaggtacatcctctttaacctgaaccgacGGATAGAATGtcaccgtcacggggaagccggtgccgcggtccgttcttCGGaatgcggcccggttcccgtgcacggtgccgttctatgcaccggaactggcaagtgctcaagcactggaggtaggcc
Above is a window of Dendropsophus ebraccatus isolate aDenEbr1 chromosome 7, aDenEbr1.pat, whole genome shotgun sequence DNA encoding:
- the APELA gene encoding apelin receptor early endogenous ligand, whose protein sequence is MKFQKLFYILFIILMSLLLIHGQRPANHGQRRRPHRHNCFLKRCMPLHSRVPFP